A genomic segment from Drosophila willistoni isolate 14030-0811.24 chromosome 2L unlocalized genomic scaffold, UCI_dwil_1.1 Seg168, whole genome shotgun sequence encodes:
- the LOC6652132 gene encoding endocuticle structural glycoprotein SgAbd-4: MYKFVCLVSSALLLVSCALARPQDQRAAAPTTTTTPASIIKQENVNNADGTFNSSYETSNGIRVENIGTLKKITIPRSEDANGQVIEEHEAVILVQTGSYSYNDPDGNVISVQYVADENGFQPQGDHLPVAPQ; encoded by the exons ATGTACAAGTTCGTTTGCCTCGTCTCCTCAGCCCTGCTGCTTGTCAGCTGTGCCCTGGCCCGGCCGCAGGATCAGCGGGCAGCAGCTCCAACTACAACCACAACACCGGCTTCAATTATCAAACAGGAAAATGTGAACAATGCCGATGGAACATTCAATAGCAG CTACGAAACCTCGAATGGCATTCGAGTTGAAAATATTGGAACATTGAAGAAGATCACCATACCGAGGAGTGAAGATGCCAATGGACAGGTCATTGAAGAACACGAAGCGGTAATTTTGGTCCAGACTGGCTCCTACAGCTACAATGATCCCGATGGAAACGTGATAAGTGTACAATACGTTGCCGATGAGAATGGCTTCCAGCCTCAAGGTGATCACTTGCCAGTGGCTCCTCAATAG
- the LOC6652131 gene encoding uncharacterized protein LOC6652131: MLLFSLRFIVLASIWQLHLTAQLIPHMGYFIEIHQMDCESNQSYINNFVCKVSVPRNRSLDASLRIVQKLNVLTGSLKVSIPNSKKVFTKIFDLTFDLCKTLRERKRKALLDLLVKSLNRGSNAIIRCPFGNGNYFSKNITAGDSLPPLLTETDFLVHFDVFIPKLAHVANVTVLGRLFDISKEQARKKKFL, translated from the exons ATGTTGTTATTTAGCTTACGCTTCATCGTTTTGGCCAGCATCTGGCAGCTGCACTTAACGGCACAACTAATACCT CACATGGGATATTTTATAGAGATTCATCAAATGGATTGTGAGTCCAATCAAAGTTATATAAACAACTTTGTTTGCAAAGTTTCGGTTCCACGAAATCGAAGTCTTGATGCCTCACTCCGAATTGTGCAAAAGCTAAACGTCTTAACTGGATCCCTTAAGGTGTCTATTCCCAATTCGAAAAAGGTCTTTACAAAAATCTTTGACTTGACCTTCGACTTGTGCAAGACCCTGCGAGAACGCAAGCGAAAGGCATTGCTAGATCTGTTGGTAAAAAGCTTAAATCGTGGCTCAAATGCCATAATAAGATGTCCTTTTGGCAAC GGTaattatttttccaaaaacatTACAGCTGGCGACTCGTTGCCTCCACTGTTAACTGAAACCGATTTCTTAGTTCATTTTGATGTGTTTATACCGAAACTGGCTCATGTGGCAAATGTGACAGTTTTGGGCCGATTGTTTGATATCTCAAAGGAGCAGGCCAGAAAGAAGAAGTTTCTGTAG